A stretch of Hydractinia symbiolongicarpus strain clone_291-10 chromosome 9, HSymV2.1, whole genome shotgun sequence DNA encodes these proteins:
- the LOC130656697 gene encoding uncharacterized protein LOC130656697 isoform X1, protein MFLRDILIILLCVVCIGKGDILRLDSCNKLYANFNVVFENTLLKNTVYSLVENILLNRCLEICMHYPKCKSFSYILHYSQCRIHHSTSADNETILQDTVGWVHYETTENEQNLGPVCLEKKPCKFGRCVDTCDVKGYKCHCKEKWILLTRSVCFETRANQFGTFEIPEDGIITAIKLVHVGGSGVTCGAGTRTNWGCDSSRNYDNKDNIGVAITNDENLILYPDRKYHIYLGYYNIAGYNAFVRSFVRSFVRSFVRSFVRSFVRSFVRSFVRSFVRSFVRSFVRSFVRSFVRSFVRSFVRSFVRSFVRSFVRSFVLFSLDDFLLYSICNACI, encoded by the exons atgttCTTACGGGATATTTTAATAATACTTTTGTGTGTTGTATGTATTGGCAAAGGGGATATACTACGCTTGGATTCTTGCAACAAGTTGTATGCTAACTTCAATGTTGTATTTGAAAATACCCTACTTAAAAATACTGTGTATTCGTTGGTTGAGAATATCCTTCTTAATCGCTGCTTGGAAATATGCATGCACTATCCGAAATGTAAATCATTTAGCTACATACTTCATTATTCGCAATGCAGAATACATCATTCTACCAGTGCtgacaatgaaacaattttacAGGACACAGTTGGATGGGTGCACTATGAGACAACTGAAAACGAACAAAAT TTGGGTCCTGTTTGTTTGGAGAAGAAACCTTGTAAATTTGGAAGATGTGTGGATACTTGTGATGTAAAGGGGTACAAGTGTCACTGTAAAG aaaaatggatTTTACTGACGCGTTCTGTGTGCTTTGAAACCCGTGCAAACCAGTTTGGAACATTTGAAATTCCCGAGGACGGAATTATCACTGCTATAAAATTGGTTCACGTGGGTGGATCTGGTGTAACTTGTGGTGCAGGAACTCGAACAAATTGGGGCTGTGATAGCAGTAGAAATTATGACAACAAGGACAATATTGGTGTAGCCATCACAAATGATGAAAACCTTATACTCTATCCTGATCGaaaatatcacatttatctTGGTTACTATAACATAGCAGGTTACAAcgcgttcgttcgttcgttcgttcgttcgttcgttcgttcgttcgttcgttcgttcgttcgttcgttcgttcgttcgttcgttcgttcgttcgttcgttcgttcgttcgttcgttcgttcgttcgttcgttcgttcgttcgttcgttcgttcgttcgttcgttcgttcgttcgttcgttcgttcgttcgttcgttcgttcgttcgttcgttcgttcgttcgttcgttttaTTCTCGTTAGACGATTTTTTATTGTATTCTATCTGTAATGCTTGTATTTGA
- the LOC130656697 gene encoding uncharacterized protein LOC130656697 isoform X2 encodes MFLRDILIILLCVVCIGKGDILRLDSCNKLYANFNVVFENTLLKNTVYSLVENILLNRCLEICMHYPKCKSFSYILHYSQCRIHHSTSADNETILQDTVGWVHYETTENEQNLGPVCLEKKPCKFGRCVDTCDVKGYKCHCKGNFEFFPHFSLL; translated from the exons atgttCTTACGGGATATTTTAATAATACTTTTGTGTGTTGTATGTATTGGCAAAGGGGATATACTACGCTTGGATTCTTGCAACAAGTTGTATGCTAACTTCAATGTTGTATTTGAAAATACCCTACTTAAAAATACTGTGTATTCGTTGGTTGAGAATATCCTTCTTAATCGCTGCTTGGAAATATGCATGCACTATCCGAAATGTAAATCATTTAGCTACATACTTCATTATTCGCAATGCAGAATACATCATTCTACCAGTGCtgacaatgaaacaattttacAGGACACAGTTGGATGGGTGCACTATGAGACAACTGAAAACGAACAAAAT TTGGGTCCTGTTTGTTTGGAGAAGAAACCTTGTAAATTTGGAAGATGTGTGGATACTTGTGATGTAAAGGGGTACAAGTGTCACTGTAAAGGTAACTTCGAATTTTTTCCTCATTTTTCTCTACTATGA
- the LOC130656702 gene encoding uncharacterized protein LOC130656702 gives MSSGIVLDLIYSREYIDDFDLFTVPDLRARARFLGIRGYLRLRRSELIELLLSTVPTRDPDMTLTLVLGMLDHEVIEFSGPVMRPNVSAPRPMRPVPSLVENDVSDDEEDIDDDDDKCIICLSKRKNATIVHGRTGHFCCCLSCAYKLEKRGDKCPICRASIDFVIRQYN, from the coding sequence atgtcttcaggaatcgttctcgatttgatatacagtagagaatatattgatgactttgatcttttcacggTCCCTGATTTAAGAGCCCGAGCGAGGTTCCTTGGCATACGTGGATACTTGCGGCTCAGAAGGTCCGAGCTTATCGAATTATTGTTATCAACAGTACCCACAAGAGATCCCGATATGACTTTGACGCTCGTCCTAGGGATGCTTGATCACGAAGTGATCGAATTTTCAGGACCCGTGATGAGACCAAATGTATCAGCACCGAGACCGATGAGACCGGTACCATCGTTGGTTGAGAATGATGTGAGTGATGATGAAGAGGAcattgacgatgatgatgataaatgtatcatttgtctttctaaacgaaagaacgccaccattgttcatggtagaacagggcatttttgctgctgtttatcgtgcgcatATAAATTGGAGAAGAGGGGGGATAAATGCCCTATATGTCGTGCATCCATCgattttgtcattagacaatataaTTGA